The following are from one region of the Streptomyces fradiae genome:
- the pruA gene encoding L-glutamate gamma-semialdehyde dehydrogenase has product MDAVTQVPTPVNEPVHGYAPGSPERARLEAKLKELADNPRDLPMTIGGVKRMGGGEEFKVVQPHNHKAVIGTFRGATQADAQDAIDAALAAAPAWRAMSFDDRAAIILRAAELLAGPWRETLAASTMLGQSKTAQQAEIDTPCELVDFWRFNVAYARQILAEQPPANSPGVWNRLDHRPLEGFVYAITPFNFTAIAGNLPTAPALMGNVVVWKPSPTQTHSAVLLMELLEEAGLPKGVINLVTGDGIAVSDVALNHPDLAGIHFTGSTRTFQHLWKTVGTNIEKYRSYPRIVGETGGKDFVVAHPSADRAVLKTALTRGSFEFQGQKCSASSRAYVPASIWNDGFKEEFAAEVDGIKMGDVTDLTNFIGAVIDDRAFAKNKAAIDRAKADETCTIVAGGTYDDSEGYFVRPTVIECADPENEVFTTEYFGPILAIHVYDDAKYDEMLTQMESVSAYALTGSVIANDRAAAAYTMEKLRYAAGNFYINDKSTGAVVGQQPFGGGRASGTNDKAGAPQNLMRWTLTRAIKETLVPPTEYGYPHMG; this is encoded by the coding sequence ATGGACGCTGTGACCCAGGTCCCCACTCCCGTCAACGAGCCGGTGCACGGCTACGCCCCGGGCTCCCCCGAGCGCGCCCGCCTGGAGGCCAAGCTCAAGGAGCTGGCCGACAACCCGCGCGACCTGCCGATGACCATCGGCGGCGTGAAGCGCATGGGCGGCGGCGAGGAGTTCAAGGTCGTCCAGCCGCACAACCACAAGGCCGTCATCGGCACCTTCCGCGGTGCCACCCAGGCCGACGCCCAGGACGCGATCGACGCCGCCCTGGCCGCCGCCCCGGCCTGGCGCGCGATGTCCTTCGACGACCGCGCCGCGATCATCCTGCGCGCCGCCGAGCTGCTCGCCGGCCCGTGGCGCGAGACGCTGGCCGCCTCCACCATGCTCGGCCAGTCGAAGACCGCCCAGCAGGCCGAGATCGACACCCCGTGCGAGCTCGTCGACTTCTGGCGCTTCAACGTCGCCTACGCCCGCCAGATCCTCGCCGAGCAGCCGCCGGCGAACTCCCCCGGCGTGTGGAACCGGCTCGACCACCGCCCGCTGGAGGGCTTCGTCTACGCGATCACGCCGTTCAACTTCACGGCCATCGCGGGCAACCTGCCCACCGCCCCCGCCCTCATGGGCAACGTGGTGGTCTGGAAGCCGTCCCCGACCCAGACCCACTCCGCCGTGCTCCTCATGGAGCTCCTGGAGGAGGCCGGCCTGCCGAAGGGCGTCATCAACCTGGTGACCGGCGACGGCATCGCCGTCTCGGACGTGGCCCTGAACCACCCCGACCTGGCCGGCATCCACTTCACCGGTTCCACCCGCACCTTCCAGCACCTGTGGAAGACGGTCGGCACCAACATCGAGAAGTACCGCTCCTACCCGCGGATCGTCGGCGAGACCGGCGGCAAGGACTTCGTCGTCGCGCACCCCAGCGCCGACCGCGCCGTCCTGAAGACCGCGCTGACCCGCGGCTCCTTCGAGTTCCAGGGCCAGAAGTGCTCCGCCTCCTCCCGCGCCTACGTCCCGGCCTCCATCTGGAACGACGGCTTCAAGGAGGAGTTCGCGGCCGAGGTCGACGGCATCAAGATGGGTGACGTCACCGACCTCACCAACTTCATCGGCGCCGTCATCGACGACCGCGCCTTCGCGAAGAACAAGGCCGCGATCGACCGCGCCAAGGCCGACGAGACCTGCACGATCGTCGCCGGTGGCACGTACGACGACTCCGAGGGCTACTTCGTGCGCCCGACGGTCATCGAGTGCGCCGACCCCGAGAACGAGGTCTTCACGACCGAGTACTTCGGCCCGATCCTCGCGATCCACGTCTACGACGACGCGAAGTACGACGAGATGCTGACCCAGATGGAGTCGGTGTCCGCCTACGCCCTGACCGGCTCGGTCATCGCGAACGACCGCGCCGCCGCCGCGTACACGATGGAGAAGCTGCGCTACGCCGCCGGCAACTTCTACATCAACGACAAGTCGACCGGCGCCGTCGTCGGCCAGCAGCCCTTCGGCGGCGGCCGCGCCTCGGGTACGAACGACAAGGCCGGCGCCCCGCAGAACCTGATGCGCTGGACGCTGACCCGCGCCATCAAGGAGACGCTGGTCCCGCCGACCGAGTACGGCTACCCGCACATGGGCTGA
- a CDS encoding proline dehydrogenase family protein, with protein sequence MLGPVILAASRSDKMRRFVSAAPGTKQVVARFIAGESVNDVVPIVQDLAARGLEVTLDVVGEDITTVEQSYAARDAYLELIGRLKELGLGTRAEMSVKLSMFGQSLDNGHELALANVRPVVAAAAEIGTTVTLDAEDHTTLDSMFAIHEELRKDFPQTGCVIQAYLFRTEDDARRLAAAGSRVRIVKGAYKEPAEVAIQDKAEIDKAYVRIMKILMDGEGYPMIGSHDPRLISIAQELARRAGRKLDEYEFQMLYGIRSEEQNRLAAEGHRMRVYTAYGTDWYGYFMRRLAEKPANLLFFVRSMLTKG encoded by the coding sequence GTGCTGGGTCCCGTGATCCTCGCCGCGTCGCGCAGCGACAAGATGCGCCGTTTCGTGTCGGCCGCCCCCGGGACCAAGCAGGTCGTGGCCCGTTTCATCGCCGGCGAGTCGGTGAACGACGTCGTCCCGATCGTGCAGGACCTGGCCGCCCGCGGCCTGGAGGTCACCCTCGACGTCGTCGGTGAGGACATCACCACCGTCGAGCAGTCGTACGCCGCCCGCGACGCCTACCTGGAGCTGATCGGCCGGCTCAAGGAGCTCGGCCTCGGCACCCGCGCCGAGATGTCCGTCAAGCTGTCGATGTTCGGCCAGTCGCTCGACAACGGTCATGAGCTCGCGCTGGCGAACGTCCGCCCGGTCGTCGCGGCCGCCGCCGAGATCGGCACCACGGTCACCCTGGACGCCGAGGACCACACCACGCTCGACTCGATGTTCGCCATCCACGAGGAGCTGCGGAAGGACTTCCCGCAGACCGGCTGCGTCATCCAGGCCTACCTCTTCCGCACCGAGGACGACGCCCGCCGCCTGGCCGCCGCCGGCTCGCGCGTGCGGATCGTGAAGGGCGCCTACAAGGAGCCCGCCGAGGTCGCGATCCAGGACAAGGCCGAGATCGACAAGGCGTACGTCCGGATCATGAAGATCCTCATGGACGGCGAGGGCTACCCGATGATCGGGTCGCACGACCCGCGCCTCATCTCGATCGCCCAGGAGCTGGCCCGGCGCGCCGGGCGCAAGCTGGACGAGTACGAGTTCCAGATGCTGTACGGCATCCGCAGCGAGGAGCAGAACCGGCTCGCCGCCGAAGGCCACCGGATGCGCGTCTACACGGCCTACGGCACCGACTGGTACGGCTACTTCATGCGCCGCCTCGCGGAGAAGCCGGCCAACCTCCTCTTCTTCGTCCGCTCCATGCTCACCAAGGGTTAG